Proteins from a single region of Stigmatella erecta:
- a CDS encoding competence/damage-inducible protein A → MERTGAAAVIIGNEVLTAKVVDANGPLLIRRLREVGIPLRSVEIIPDDVDIIVEAVARARARAPYVFTSGGIGPTHDDVTVRAVALALGRQVVRLPEMVELVRKRSENLTAEALRLADAPEGAVLLPQEGTWFPVLTVDNIFLLPGVPQLFKLQLETVLARLRGTPVHLCNLYLRLGESAIAAVLDRVALDMPHVAIGSYPVFDATLDYRVKVTVEAAEAPPVEQAVARIRGGLPADAVLRQE, encoded by the coding sequence ATGGAGCGTACCGGCGCAGCGGCGGTCATCATCGGCAACGAAGTGCTCACCGCGAAGGTGGTGGATGCCAACGGTCCGCTGCTCATCCGGCGGCTGAGGGAGGTGGGCATCCCCCTGCGCTCGGTGGAGATCATCCCCGACGACGTGGACATCATCGTCGAGGCGGTGGCCCGGGCCCGCGCGCGCGCCCCGTACGTGTTCACCAGCGGGGGCATCGGCCCCACGCACGACGATGTCACCGTGCGCGCGGTGGCGCTGGCGCTGGGGCGGCAGGTGGTGCGGCTGCCGGAGATGGTGGAGCTGGTGCGCAAGCGCTCGGAGAACCTCACCGCCGAGGCCCTGCGGCTGGCGGACGCGCCCGAGGGGGCGGTGCTGCTGCCCCAGGAGGGCACCTGGTTCCCGGTGCTGACGGTGGACAACATCTTCCTGCTGCCCGGGGTGCCGCAGCTCTTCAAGCTGCAGCTGGAGACGGTGCTGGCGCGGCTGCGCGGCACGCCGGTGCACCTGTGCAACCTGTACCTGCGGCTGGGCGAGAGCGCCATCGCCGCGGTGCTGGACCGGGTGGCGCTCGACATGCCCCACGTGGCCATCGGCTCCTACCCGGTGTTCGACGCCACGCTGGACTACCGGGTGAAGGTGACGGTGGAGGCCGCCGAGGCGCCGCCCGTGGAGCAGGCCGTGGCGCGCATCCGCGGCGGCCTGCCCGCGGATGCCGTCCTCCGCCAGGAGTAG